One stretch of Variovorax sp. 54 DNA includes these proteins:
- a CDS encoding DMT family transporter, producing MNKAAASAGTPPHAHEAARKGYATGLVLATLGAIAFSGKAIIVKLAYRYGVDAITLIMLRMLFALPLFALMAWWAGRGKPALTTRDWLGILGLGFSGYYLASFLDFAGLAYISASFERLILYLNPTLVLFFGWLLYRRRPTRPQVFGMVVSYAGVLLVFGHELWTGGDGKGGGAAAWGAFLVFLSAVSYAGYLVYSGEFVKRLGSLRLVGLATTVACLLCILQFVLTRPMSAAMAVAPEVIWLSVLNATLCTAVPVLMVMMAIERIGPAIAAQTGMIGPLSTILMGVVILGEPFTAWIAAGTVLVIAGIFVFTRKGR from the coding sequence ATGAACAAAGCAGCCGCATCGGCCGGCACTCCCCCGCACGCACACGAGGCCGCTCGCAAGGGCTACGCCACCGGCCTCGTCCTTGCCACGCTGGGCGCCATCGCCTTCAGCGGCAAGGCCATCATCGTCAAGCTGGCGTACCGCTACGGCGTCGACGCCATCACGCTCATCATGCTGCGCATGCTTTTTGCGCTGCCGCTGTTCGCGCTGATGGCGTGGTGGGCCGGCCGCGGCAAGCCCGCACTCACGACGCGCGACTGGCTCGGCATTTTGGGGCTCGGCTTCTCGGGCTACTACCTCGCGAGCTTTCTCGACTTTGCCGGGCTGGCCTACATCTCGGCCAGCTTCGAGCGGCTGATCCTGTACCTCAACCCCACGCTGGTGCTGTTCTTCGGCTGGCTGCTGTACCGGCGCCGCCCGACGCGCCCGCAGGTGTTCGGCATGGTCGTGAGCTATGCCGGCGTGTTGCTGGTGTTCGGCCACGAACTCTGGACCGGCGGCGACGGCAAGGGCGGCGGCGCTGCGGCATGGGGCGCGTTCCTCGTGTTCCTGAGCGCGGTGAGCTATGCGGGCTACCTCGTGTACAGCGGCGAGTTCGTCAAGCGGCTGGGCTCGCTGCGGCTCGTGGGGCTGGCGACCACTGTGGCCTGCCTGCTGTGCATCCTGCAGTTCGTGCTCACGCGGCCGATGAGCGCGGCGATGGCGGTCGCGCCCGAGGTGATCTGGCTGTCGGTGCTCAACGCCACGCTCTGCACCGCTGTGCCTGTCCTCATGGTGATGATGGCCATCGAGCGCATCGGGCCCGCCATTGCGGCGCAAACCGGCATGATCGGACCCCTGTCGACCATCCTCATGGGGGTGGTCATATTGGGTGAGCCGTTCACCGCGTGGATCGCGGCCGGCACGGTGCTCGTCATTGCGGGCATCTTCGTTTTCACACGCAAGGGGCGTTAG
- a CDS encoding SDR family oxidoreductase, with protein MDLGIAGKTALVCGASKGLGYGCAEALVREGVNVVIVARGAEALDAAAKQLVAAAGPSGPFVKHVAADITTEAGRAAVFALGHDFDIVVTNAGGPPPGDFRNWDREAWIKAVDANMLTPIELIKATVDGMAKRGFGRIVNITSSSVKSPIDILGLSNGARSGLTGFVAGVARTSVAAQGVTINNLLPGSFETDRLKGTMAGAAQKSGQDFDTVWEARKKNIPAKRFGNPAEFGAICAFLCSMQAGYMTGQNVLADGGAYPGTY; from the coding sequence ATGGATCTGGGCATTGCAGGCAAGACCGCGCTGGTGTGCGGCGCGAGCAAGGGGTTGGGCTACGGCTGTGCCGAGGCGCTGGTGCGCGAGGGCGTCAACGTGGTGATCGTGGCGCGCGGCGCCGAGGCGCTCGACGCTGCAGCCAAGCAGCTGGTGGCAGCGGCCGGCCCGTCGGGTCCGTTCGTCAAGCACGTGGCGGCCGACATCACCACCGAAGCCGGCCGCGCGGCCGTGTTCGCGCTGGGCCACGACTTCGACATCGTCGTCACCAACGCCGGCGGCCCGCCGCCCGGCGATTTCCGCAACTGGGACCGCGAGGCGTGGATCAAGGCGGTCGACGCCAACATGCTCACGCCCATCGAGCTCATCAAGGCCACGGTGGACGGCATGGCCAAGCGCGGCTTCGGTCGCATCGTCAACATCACGTCGAGCTCGGTGAAGTCGCCGATCGACATCCTGGGCTTGTCGAACGGCGCACGCAGCGGCCTCACGGGCTTCGTGGCCGGCGTGGCGCGCACGTCGGTGGCGGCGCAGGGCGTGACCATCAACAACCTGCTGCCGGGCTCCTTCGAGACCGACCGCCTCAAGGGCACGATGGCCGGTGCCGCGCAGAAGTCGGGCCAGGATTTCGACACCGTGTGGGAAGCGCGCAAGAAGAACATTCCGGCCAAGCGCTTCGGCAACCCGGCGGAGTTCGGCGCGATCTGCGCGTTCCTGTGCAGCATGCAGGCCGGCTACATGACCGGCCAGAACGTCCTGGCCGACGGCGGCGCGTACCCCGGAACGTACTGA
- a CDS encoding DMT family transporter, with protein MSSASHHRLTPLTALLLTVPPLLWAGNAVVGRLVRALVSPLTLNFVRWVIAFVLLLPLAAWVLRQDSPLWAHWKRYALLGLLGIGLYNAFQYLALQTSTPINVTLVGSSLPLWMLAVGTLCFGARASRRTVGGALLSMLGVLLVLSRGEWQQLLALRLVPGDLYMIVGTITWAFYSWLLARTNEPANVRADWAAFLMAQLVFGLAWSGALAAGEWTLTDAHIDLGWPLIAAMLFIGIGPAVLAYRCWGTGVQRAGPQAASIFMNLTPLFAAVLSAAFLGEAPHWYHGAAFVLIVGGIVVSSRR; from the coding sequence ATGTCTTCCGCATCGCACCACCGTCTCACGCCCCTCACCGCCCTGCTCCTCACCGTGCCACCGCTGCTGTGGGCCGGCAATGCCGTGGTCGGCCGGCTGGTGCGCGCGCTGGTGTCACCGCTGACGCTGAACTTCGTGCGCTGGGTGATCGCGTTCGTGCTGCTGCTGCCGCTGGCGGCCTGGGTGCTGCGGCAGGACAGCCCGCTGTGGGCGCACTGGAAGCGCTACGCGCTGCTGGGCCTGCTGGGCATCGGCCTGTACAACGCGTTTCAATACCTGGCGCTGCAGACCTCCACGCCGATCAACGTCACGCTGGTGGGCTCGAGCCTGCCGCTGTGGATGCTGGCCGTGGGCACGCTGTGCTTCGGCGCGCGCGCCAGCCGGCGCACGGTGGGCGGCGCGCTGCTGTCGATGCTCGGCGTGCTGCTGGTGCTCAGCCGCGGCGAATGGCAGCAACTGCTCGCGCTGCGGTTGGTGCCGGGCGACCTGTACATGATCGTGGGCACCATCACCTGGGCCTTCTACAGCTGGCTGCTGGCTCGCACGAACGAGCCTGCCAATGTGCGCGCAGACTGGGCCGCCTTCCTCATGGCGCAACTGGTGTTCGGCCTCGCGTGGTCGGGCGCACTGGCCGCCGGCGAATGGACGCTGACCGACGCCCACATCGACCTCGGCTGGCCGCTCATTGCAGCGATGCTGTTCATCGGCATCGGCCCCGCCGTGCTGGCCTACCGCTGCTGGGGCACCGGCGTGCAACGCGCGGGGCCGCAGGCGGCGAGCATCTTCATGAACCTCACGCCGCTGTTCGCGGCCGTGCTGTCGGCGGCCTTCCTCGGTGAGGCGCCGCACTGGTACCACGGCGCCGCCTTCGTGCTGATCGTTGGTGGGATCGTGGTGTCCTCGCGGCGCTGA
- a CDS encoding quinone oxidoreductase family protein yields the protein MLSKAVRIDRHGGPEELKVVEVEVGEPGPGEIRIRHKAVGLNFIDTYQRTGLYPFQMPLQLGMEASGIVEAVGEGVTHLKAGDRAAYASQPPGAYCELRVMPAKCVCKLPDDISFETGAAMMLKGLTAQYLLKKTLPAEGLQPGDFVLFHAAAGGVGLIACQWAKALGLQLIGTAGSDAKCKLALAHGAAHAINYSTENFAARVKEITGGKGVKVVYDSVGKDTFEGSVDSLRPFGLLAIFGNGSGPVPPINLGLLASKGSLYVTRPTLFTHIATRESTQAMAGDLFAVVQSGAVKIPIDQRYALADVQQAHRDLEARKTTGCTILTL from the coding sequence ATGTTGAGCAAAGCCGTCCGTATCGACCGCCATGGCGGTCCCGAGGAACTGAAGGTCGTCGAGGTCGAGGTGGGCGAGCCCGGCCCCGGCGAGATCCGCATCCGCCACAAGGCCGTGGGCCTGAACTTCATCGACACCTACCAGCGCACGGGCCTGTACCCGTTCCAGATGCCGCTGCAGCTGGGCATGGAGGCATCCGGCATCGTCGAGGCGGTGGGCGAGGGCGTGACGCACCTGAAGGCCGGCGATCGTGCCGCCTACGCGAGCCAGCCGCCCGGCGCGTATTGCGAGCTGCGCGTGATGCCCGCCAAGTGCGTGTGCAAGCTGCCCGACGACATCTCCTTCGAGACCGGCGCGGCCATGATGCTCAAGGGCCTCACCGCGCAGTACCTGCTGAAGAAGACGCTGCCCGCCGAAGGCCTGCAGCCCGGCGACTTCGTGCTGTTCCATGCGGCGGCCGGCGGCGTCGGCCTCATTGCCTGCCAGTGGGCCAAGGCGCTCGGCCTGCAGCTCATCGGCACGGCCGGCAGCGATGCCAAGTGCAAGCTCGCGCTGGCGCACGGCGCGGCGCATGCCATCAACTACAGCACCGAGAACTTCGCGGCGCGCGTGAAGGAGATCACCGGCGGCAAGGGCGTGAAGGTGGTGTACGACTCGGTGGGTAAGGACACCTTCGAAGGCTCCGTCGACAGCCTGCGCCCCTTCGGCCTGCTGGCGATCTTCGGCAACGGCTCGGGCCCGGTGCCGCCGATCAACCTCGGCCTGCTGGCCTCGAAGGGCTCGCTCTACGTGACGCGCCCGACGCTGTTCACGCACATCGCCACGCGCGAGAGCACGCAGGCGATGGCCGGCGACCTGTTCGCCGTGGTGCAAAGCGGCGCGGTGAAGATCCCCATCGACCAGCGCTACGCCCTGGCCGACGTGCAGCAGGCGCACCGCGACCTCGAGGCGCGCAAGACCACGGGCTGCACCATCCTCACGCTCTGA
- a CDS encoding response regulator, which produces MTTVRAFIVEDNPAQRASLVGTLREMARIDPVGQAESQAEGTRWLTHNPALWDLAIVDLFLGDGTGYSVLEACRNRDPKQKMVVLSNHATPETRRKCAQLGADAVFDKATEVEDLIDFCVRQRQERFFSAPLSPTRPAPH; this is translated from the coding sequence ATGACCACCGTCCGCGCCTTCATCGTCGAAGACAACCCCGCCCAGCGCGCGAGCCTGGTGGGCACGCTGCGCGAAATGGCGCGCATCGATCCGGTCGGCCAGGCCGAGTCACAGGCCGAGGGCACGCGCTGGCTCACGCACAACCCGGCGCTGTGGGACCTGGCCATCGTCGACCTGTTTCTGGGTGACGGCACGGGCTACAGCGTGCTTGAGGCCTGCCGCAACCGCGATCCGAAACAGAAGATGGTGGTGCTGAGCAACCACGCCACGCCCGAGACGCGCCGCAAGTGCGCGCAGCTCGGTGCCGACGCCGTGTTCGACAAGGCCACCGAGGTCGAGGACCTGATCGACTTCTGCGTGCGCCAGCGGCAGGAGCGTTTCTTCAGCGCGCCTTTGTCGCCGACGCGGCCGGCGCCTCACTGA
- a CDS encoding LysR family transcriptional regulator: MNVTLRQLRVFRSVAEGRNFSRAGDQVGLSQPAVSRSISELEAQLGLKLLDRTTREVVLTEAGHSFAARLDRVLDELDQTLQDVAGLASARGGKVRVASSPTLSANLMPDCIAACAVQAPGIQFLLLDRIQQDVLDSVRSGEVDFGVVIEPSEADDLHCESILADPFMVVTLPGHRLTQKKASVNWSALDGQPLVLLDHASGSRRLIDQALERHGARCDVKQQLGHATTVFRMVEAGIGISVMPGLSLPPEGLARLVVRPLVPNVQRAIMLIRRRNRELSPLAQRVWRMVRETAALSEAPAASATKAR; encoded by the coding sequence ATGAACGTCACGCTGCGCCAACTCCGCGTCTTCCGCTCGGTGGCCGAGGGCCGCAACTTCAGCCGCGCCGGCGACCAGGTGGGCCTGAGCCAGCCGGCGGTGAGCCGGTCGATCTCGGAACTCGAGGCCCAGCTCGGCCTCAAGCTGCTGGACCGCACCACGCGCGAGGTGGTGCTGACCGAAGCCGGCCACTCGTTCGCGGCCCGGCTCGACCGCGTGCTCGACGAACTCGACCAGACCCTGCAGGACGTGGCGGGCCTGGCCAGCGCGCGTGGCGGCAAGGTGCGCGTGGCAAGCAGCCCCACACTGTCGGCCAACCTCATGCCCGACTGCATTGCGGCCTGTGCGGTGCAGGCGCCGGGCATCCAGTTTCTGCTGCTCGACCGCATCCAGCAGGACGTGCTCGACAGCGTGCGCAGCGGCGAGGTCGATTTCGGCGTGGTGATCGAGCCCTCGGAAGCCGACGACCTGCACTGCGAATCGATCCTCGCCGACCCCTTCATGGTGGTCACGCTGCCCGGCCATCGGCTGACGCAAAAAAAGGCCTCGGTGAACTGGTCGGCGCTCGACGGCCAGCCGCTGGTGCTGCTCGATCACGCCTCGGGCAGCCGGCGTCTCATCGACCAGGCGCTGGAGCGGCACGGCGCGCGCTGCGACGTGAAGCAGCAGCTGGGCCATGCGACCACCGTGTTCCGCATGGTCGAGGCCGGCATCGGCATCAGCGTGATGCCGGGGCTGTCGTTGCCGCCCGAGGGACTGGCGCGGTTGGTGGTGCGCCCGCTGGTGCCGAATGTGCAGCGCGCGATCATGCTGATCCGGCGCCGCAACCGCGAACTGTCGCCGCTCGCCCAGCGGGTCTGGCGCATGGTGCGCGAGACGGCCGCGCTCAGTGAGGCGCCGGCCGCGTCGGCGACAAAGGCGCGCTGA
- a CDS encoding bile acid:sodium symporter family protein has product MARSRFLPDNFTLTLVAVVTLASLLPASGRVAHFFEGLTTVAIGLLFFLHGAKLSREAILAGITHWRLHLLVFACTFVLFPLLGLALRPVLGPLVTPQLYTGVLFLCVLPATVQSAIAFTAMARGNMPAAICSASASTLLGVFITPVLVSLVVLPEGGAVASSSSLDAIGRILLQLLVPFVIGHLSRPLIGKWIQKRAAVLKFVDQGSILLVVYTAFSAAVIEGLWKQIPVSALLGLLLVCGVLLALALGLTTVMARRFGFNIEDEITIVFCGSKKSLASGIPMAKVLFASHAVGAIVLPLMLFHQMQLMVCAVLAQRYARRAAASAAHGLRTAE; this is encoded by the coding sequence ATGGCACGTTCACGCTTTCTCCCCGACAACTTCACGCTCACGCTCGTCGCGGTCGTCACCCTGGCCAGCCTGCTGCCCGCAAGTGGCCGCGTGGCGCATTTCTTCGAGGGCCTGACCACGGTCGCGATCGGGCTGCTGTTCTTTTTGCACGGCGCCAAGCTGTCGCGCGAGGCGATCCTTGCGGGCATCACGCATTGGCGGCTGCACCTGCTGGTGTTCGCCTGCACCTTCGTCCTGTTTCCGCTGCTGGGGCTCGCGCTGCGGCCCGTGCTGGGGCCGCTGGTGACGCCGCAGCTGTACACGGGCGTGCTGTTCCTGTGCGTGCTGCCGGCGACGGTGCAGTCGGCGATTGCGTTCACGGCGATGGCGCGGGGGAACATGCCGGCTGCGATCTGCAGCGCTTCGGCCTCGACGCTGCTGGGCGTGTTCATCACGCCGGTGCTGGTGAGCCTGGTGGTGTTGCCTGAAGGCGGCGCGGTGGCGTCGTCTTCGTCGCTCGATGCGATCGGGCGGATTCTGTTGCAGCTGTTGGTGCCGTTCGTGATCGGGCACCTGTCGCGTCCGTTGATCGGCAAGTGGATTCAGAAGCGAGCTGCGGTGCTGAAGTTTGTGGACCAGGGGTCGATTCTTTTGGTGGTCTATACGGCGTTCAGCGCGGCTGTGATCGAAGGGCTTTGGAAGCAGATTCCTGTGAGTGCGTTGTTGGGGCTGCTGTTGGTTTGTGGGGTGTTGCTGGCGTTGGCGCTGGGGCTCACGACGGTCATGGCGCGGCGCTTTGGGTTCAACATTGAGGACGAGATCACCATCGTCTTTTGCGGCTCGAAGAAGAGCTTGGCGAGCGGGATTCCGATGGCGAAGGTGCTGTTTGCATCGCACGCCGTTGGTGCGATCGTGCTGCCGCTGATGCTGTTTCATCAGATGCAGTTGATGGTTTGTGCGGTGCTTGCTCAGCGGTATGCGCGTCGGGCTGCTGCCTCCGCTGCGCATGGGTTGAGAACTGCTGAGTAG
- a CDS encoding Na/Pi cotransporter family protein: MKHLLNLLAAVALLVWGTHLVRTGVLRVFGANLRKILVQSMRNRFTAALSGIGVTALVQSSTATSLMTSSFVGQGLVTLPAALAVMRGADVGTALISVLFSADLSWLSPMFIFVGVVLFITRSATVAGRVGRVLIGLGLMLLALQLVVAATEPLFSSPAVRALLTSITSDVLLEITLGAALAIVAYSSLAVVLLVAAMASSNVVPLDVALGLVLGANLGSGLLAVLTTARSAVSVRQVTVGNLLFKALGVALVTPFVGLWVRYVQPELPNQTHGVVLFHLAFNVVISIGFIGLTQWVAKLVTRMLPVPPQPVGTSRPHHLDPSALSTPSLAISNAAREALHQADIVETMLIGTLDVIRNNDLRLAQELRQLDDTVDELYSAIKYYMTRISREALGEEESRRWTDIISFTINMEQIGDIIERVIIDIEDKKIKPQRNFSAAGMAEIVELHGRLIANLRLSMSVFLNGNVRDAQKLLEEKARFRDLERAYATTHLDRLSDQTTLSIETSSLHIDLISDLKRINSHICSIAYPILETAGALAPSRLRESRLGKIEG; encoded by the coding sequence ATGAAGCACCTTCTGAATCTGCTTGCGGCCGTCGCCCTGCTGGTGTGGGGCACGCACCTCGTGCGCACCGGCGTGCTGCGCGTCTTCGGCGCCAACCTGCGCAAGATCCTCGTGCAGAGCATGCGCAACCGCTTCACGGCCGCGCTCTCGGGCATCGGCGTCACGGCGCTCGTGCAGTCGAGCACGGCCACGTCGCTCATGACCTCGTCCTTCGTCGGGCAGGGCCTGGTCACGCTGCCGGCTGCGCTGGCGGTGATGCGGGGCGCCGACGTGGGCACGGCGCTGATCTCGGTGCTCTTCTCGGCCGACCTCTCGTGGCTCTCGCCGATGTTCATCTTCGTGGGCGTGGTGCTGTTCATCACGCGCTCGGCCACCGTGGCGGGCCGCGTGGGGCGGGTGCTGATCGGGTTGGGGCTGATGCTGCTGGCGCTGCAGCTGGTGGTCGCGGCCACCGAGCCGCTGTTTTCGTCGCCGGCCGTGCGCGCGCTGCTCACGTCCATCACCAGCGACGTGCTGTTGGAGATCACCCTCGGCGCCGCGCTGGCCATCGTGGCGTATTCAAGCCTGGCGGTGGTGCTGCTGGTGGCGGCCATGGCGAGTTCGAACGTGGTGCCGCTCGACGTGGCGCTCGGTCTGGTGCTCGGCGCCAACCTCGGCAGCGGCCTGCTGGCGGTGCTGACCACCGCGCGCTCGGCGGTGTCGGTGCGGCAGGTGACCGTCGGCAACCTGCTGTTCAAGGCGCTCGGCGTGGCACTGGTCACGCCGTTCGTCGGCTTGTGGGTGCGCTATGTGCAGCCCGAGCTGCCGAACCAGACGCACGGCGTGGTGCTGTTCCACCTGGCGTTCAATGTCGTGATCAGCATCGGTTTCATCGGCCTCACGCAATGGGTCGCCAAGCTGGTGACGCGCATGCTGCCCGTGCCGCCGCAGCCCGTGGGCACCAGCCGACCGCACCACCTCGACCCCTCGGCGTTGTCGACGCCTTCGCTCGCCATTTCGAACGCCGCGCGCGAGGCGCTGCACCAGGCCGACATCGTGGAGACCATGCTCATCGGCACGCTCGACGTGATCCGCAACAACGACCTGCGGCTGGCGCAGGAGCTGCGGCAGCTCGACGACACGGTGGACGAGCTGTACTCGGCGATCAAGTACTACATGACGCGCATCTCGCGCGAGGCGCTGGGCGAAGAGGAAAGCCGGCGCTGGACGGACATCATCAGCTTCACGATCAACATGGAGCAGATCGGGGACATCATCGAGCGGGTGATCATCGATATCGAGGACAAGAAGATCAAGCCGCAGCGCAACTTTTCAGCTGCGGGGATGGCTGAGATTGTGGAGCTGCATGGGCGGTTGATTGCCAATCTGCGGTTGAGCATGAGCGTGTTCTTGAATGGCAATGTGCGGGATGCGCAGAAGCTGCTTGAAGAGAAGGCGCGGTTTCGGGATTTGGAGCGGGCTTATGCCACGACCCATTTGGATCGGCTGTCGGACCAGACGACTCTGAGCATCGAGACGAGTTCGCTGCACATCGACTTGATCAGTGATTTGAAGCGGATCAATTCGCATATCTGTTCTATTGCTTATCCGATTCTTGAGACTGCGGGGGCTTTGGCGCCTAGCCGGCTGCGGGAGTCTCGGCTCGGGAAGATCGAGGGCTGA
- a CDS encoding phosphodiesterase has product MTTTTANPNTFLVQLTDLHIREPGRLAYGRIDTAPYLARAVQSVLALRQPPDAVVITGDLTDFGRAAEYEHLAALLAPLAMPVYLLPGNHDDRDQLRRSFPDHAYLGTGADTHGFVQYSVRVGDLRLLTLDTCVPGASHGTLCDKRLAWLEAQLDACRHEPVVVAMHHPPFETLIGHMDEIGLLEGADALEALLRRYTNVERVICGHLHRAIDVRFGGTIASTSPAQAHQVCLDLAPDAASAWTLEPPSFRVHAWSPAGGRLVTHLAASGSFEGPYPFHDNGALID; this is encoded by the coding sequence ATGACCACGACAACCGCGAACCCCAACACCTTCCTGGTCCAGCTGACCGACCTGCACATCCGCGAGCCCGGCCGGCTCGCCTATGGCCGCATCGACACCGCACCGTACCTCGCGCGTGCCGTGCAGTCGGTGCTCGCGCTGCGCCAGCCGCCCGACGCCGTGGTGATCACCGGCGACCTGACCGACTTCGGCCGCGCCGCCGAGTACGAGCATCTGGCCGCCCTGCTCGCGCCGCTCGCGATGCCCGTCTACCTGCTGCCCGGCAACCACGACGACCGCGACCAGCTGCGCCGCAGCTTCCCCGACCACGCCTACCTGGGCACCGGCGCCGACACGCACGGCTTCGTCCAGTATTCGGTGCGCGTCGGCGACCTGCGGCTGCTCACGCTCGACACCTGCGTGCCCGGCGCCAGCCACGGCACGCTGTGCGACAAACGCCTGGCCTGGCTCGAAGCCCAGCTCGACGCCTGCCGCCACGAGCCCGTGGTGGTCGCCATGCACCACCCGCCCTTCGAGACGCTGATCGGCCACATGGACGAGATCGGCCTGCTCGAGGGCGCCGACGCACTCGAGGCCCTGCTGCGCCGCTACACCAACGTCGAGCGCGTGATCTGCGGCCACCTGCACCGCGCCATCGACGTGCGCTTCGGCGGCACCATCGCCTCGACCTCGCCGGCGCAGGCCCACCAGGTCTGCCTCGACCTCGCGCCCGACGCCGCCTCGGCCTGGACGCTGGAGCCGCCCTCGTTCCGCGTGCATGCCTGGTCGCCGGCCGGGGGCCGGCTCGTCACCCACCTGGCGGCCTCCGGCAGCTTCGAAGGCCCTTATCCTTTCCACGACAACGGAGCCCTGATCGACTGA
- a CDS encoding ABC transporter ATP-binding protein, with protein MELERIPVDISNCAKTYADGTRGLQPTHLKVEAGEVLALLGPSGCGKTTLLRLIAGLEAPDDGSRIVFGDQDVTQRPVEHRGVGMVFQSYALFPQMTVAANIGYGLRIRGMSPAEEKRAVGELVDLVRLGGLENKRPAELSGGQRQRVALARAVAVRPRVLLLDEPLAALDAKLKESLRDELAELLRRLHITAIHVTHDQQEALAIADRLAVMRAGRIVQVGRGEDLYRAPAHPFVAEFLGRVNRLERAADAIAQGVVRLGGSYLPCPAPWQQHATLLVRPEDIEIGAPPPDDTPGWGRATVERRTFLGDRVQLHLRVQDQPVLVADVGRDNPFGPGDAVGLRIPAERLMTSQEASA; from the coding sequence ATGGAACTTGAACGCATCCCCGTCGACATCTCGAACTGCGCGAAGACGTACGCCGACGGCACGCGCGGCCTGCAGCCCACCCACCTCAAGGTGGAAGCGGGTGAGGTGCTCGCACTGCTCGGCCCCTCGGGCTGCGGCAAGACCACCCTGCTGCGCCTCATCGCCGGGTTGGAAGCGCCCGACGACGGCAGCCGCATCGTCTTCGGCGACCAGGACGTCACGCAGCGCCCGGTCGAACACCGCGGCGTGGGCATGGTGTTCCAGAGCTACGCGCTCTTTCCGCAGATGACGGTGGCGGCCAACATCGGCTATGGCCTGCGCATCCGCGGCATGTCGCCCGCAGAAGAGAAACGCGCCGTCGGCGAGCTGGTCGACCTCGTGCGCCTGGGCGGCCTGGAGAACAAGCGCCCCGCCGAACTCTCGGGCGGCCAGCGCCAGCGCGTGGCCCTGGCGCGCGCCGTGGCCGTGCGCCCGCGCGTGCTGCTGCTCGACGAACCGCTGGCCGCGCTCGACGCCAAGCTCAAGGAATCGCTGCGCGACGAACTCGCCGAGCTGCTGCGCCGCCTGCACATCACAGCCATCCACGTCACGCACGACCAGCAGGAAGCGCTGGCCATCGCCGACCGCCTCGCGGTGATGCGCGCCGGGCGCATCGTGCAGGTCGGCCGCGGCGAAGACCTGTACCGCGCACCCGCGCACCCCTTCGTGGCCGAGTTCCTGGGCCGGGTCAACCGGCTGGAACGCGCCGCCGACGCCATCGCGCAGGGCGTTGTCCGACTCGGAGGGTCGTACCTGCCCTGCCCCGCACCCTGGCAGCAGCATGCGACGCTGCTGGTGCGGCCCGAAGACATCGAGATCGGCGCGCCCCCGCCCGACGACACGCCCGGCTGGGGCCGCGCCACGGTCGAACGCCGCACCTTCCTCGGCGACCGCGTGCAGTTGCACCTGCGCGTGCAGGACCAGCCCGTGCTGGTGGCCGACGTGGGGCGCGACAACCCCTTCGGGCCGGGCGACGCGGTGGGCCTGCGCATCCCCGCCGAGCGCCTGATGACCTCGCAGGAAGCCAGCGCATGA
- a CDS encoding ABC transporter permease, whose amino-acid sequence MKTPSQPRAPFLLAITVIVSLFMIAPMLLSVMAGLVNNYSVGLKSGLTLRWLGEVWENYGGTVGWSLALAVACVVCTVLLGVPCAYALARSRSRAARIFEELLTLPVAVPGLATALALILAYGQLTAFRTSFAFILVGHIVFTLPFMVRTVSSAFQRDDLLALEEAARSLGANFRQRFMGILVPAVFPAIVAGSLMVFTLSVGEFNLTWMLHTPLTRTLPVGLADSYASMRIEIGSAYTLVFFAVILPVLWGLQYLANLMQKRHGT is encoded by the coding sequence ATGAAGACACCGTCACAACCCCGCGCGCCTTTCCTGCTCGCCATCACGGTGATCGTGAGCCTCTTCATGATCGCGCCGATGCTGCTGTCGGTGATGGCGGGCCTCGTCAACAACTACAGCGTGGGGCTCAAAAGCGGCCTCACGCTGCGCTGGCTCGGCGAGGTGTGGGAGAACTACGGCGGCACCGTCGGCTGGTCGCTCGCGCTGGCCGTGGCTTGCGTCGTGTGCACCGTGCTGCTCGGCGTGCCCTGCGCCTATGCGCTGGCGCGCAGCCGCTCGCGTGCGGCGCGCATCTTCGAAGAGCTGCTGACGCTTCCGGTCGCGGTTCCGGGCCTGGCAACGGCACTCGCGCTCATCCTCGCCTACGGCCAGCTCACGGCCTTTCGCACCAGCTTCGCCTTCATCCTCGTGGGCCACATCGTGTTCACGCTGCCCTTCATGGTGCGCACCGTGAGTTCGGCCTTCCAGCGAGACGATCTGCTCGCACTCGAAGAAGCGGCGCGCTCGCTGGGCGCGAACTTCCGCCAGCGCTTCATGGGCATCCTGGTGCCTGCTGTGTTCCCCGCCATCGTGGCCGGCAGCCTGATGGTGTTCACGCTGTCGGTGGGCGAGTTCAACCTCACCTGGATGCTGCACACGCCGCTCACGCGCACGCTGCCCGTCGGCCTGGCCGACAGCTATGCCTCGATGCGCATCGAGATCGGGTCGGCCTACACGCTGGTCTTCTTCGCCGTGATCCTTCCCGTGCTGTGGGGCCTTCAATATCTCGCCAACCTGATGCAGAAACGCCATGGAACTTGA